One Pieris napi chromosome 24, ilPieNapi1.2, whole genome shotgun sequence DNA window includes the following coding sequences:
- the LOC125061784 gene encoding uncharacterized protein C9orf85 homolog — protein sequence MSLSKGNLQRNRPQKHQNRTTFKNDLHDTSKKTKNLNALQISGVCPRCKEIIEWKIKYKKYKPLATPRKCVGCDQKNVKQAYHIFCKKCAAEKNVCAKCCKPIENIATEQISHEMSENEMQAMIKNLPERKKRTLLRHLKKQEGGSTPEQIEKLMSEMATLDDDSFEGFTSEEDHSDSDNED from the exons ATGAGTTTATCAAAAGGAAATCTTCAAAGAAACAGACCTCAGAAACATCAAAACCGGACAACTTTCAAAAATGATTTACATGATACTagcaaaaaaacaaaaaacctcAACGCTTTGCAGATTTCGGGAGTCTGCCCACGTTGCAAAGAAATAATTGAATGGAAAAtaaagtacaaaaaatataaaccacTTGCTACGCCGAGAAAATGTGTTGGCTGTGATCAAAAAAATGTCAAACAAGCATaccatatattttgtaaaaaatgtgCTGctgaaaaaaatgtgtgtgcTAAATGTTGTAAACCAATAGAA AACATAGCAACAGAACAAATAAGCCATGAAATGagtgaaaacgaaatgcaagCTATGATAAAAAATCTTCCTGAAAGAAAAAAACGAACATTGCTTCG ACATCTAAAAAAGCAAGAAGGAGGAAGTACACCAGagcaaattgaaaaattaatgtcTGAAATGGCAACATTAGATGATGACTCATTTGAAGGTTTTACAAGTGAAGAGGATCATTCTGATTCTGACAATGAAGATTGA
- the LOC125061775 gene encoding uncharacterized protein LOC125061775 isoform X2, whose protein sequence is MDDYDTEEFYEYPQEMGRNHPEFQMPPMNDNFNRNRYKSAYGPYCGGYGPMGGGRGGFGPNDNFGPPLGFGPLPPPGPPPPSGPPPPSGPWPGGPAMWTRGPPYPSRSQKNDAVKYLIKCGVPREHLKNLPRDLLELITTDYCGLCAVACDSFSLARVHYNSKNHLRNQKKWQLKRGHGGQGMGPLKSRDLYCELCDVEITSKVHSQSHYSGKSHRAIVEGRRNPKNPILVQPGMEDRIKQLVRREKRFLVSDQVDSAEAALSDLIDIKDRIPAELHCDICKTFVTCTEQMTLHLNGKKHLNKEKQHILKMMKGEASGNDAADKSTANNDDEAVEGEDAAEEDWEKSGEKWDEPETLCS, encoded by the exons atgGATGACTATGATACAGAGGAATTTTATGAATATCCACAAGAGATGGGAAGAAATCACCCTGAATTTCAAATGCCCCCTATgaatgataattttaatag aaATCGTTACAAAAGCGCATACGGCCCATATTGCGGGGGATACGGGCCAATGGGGGGCGGGAGGGGCGGATTTGGGCCGAACGATAACTTTGGCCCTCCGCTTGGCTTCGGCCCTCTTCCACCTCCTGGCCCTCCTCCACCTTCTGGCCCTCCTCCACCTTCTGGCCCTTGGCCTGGTGGGCCTGCAATGTGGACTAGAGGACCTCCGTATCCATCTAGGTCACAAAAGAATGACGctgtcaaatatttaatta AATGTGGAGTCCCTCGTGAGCATTTGAAAAACTTACCCAGGGATCTCCTAGAACTGATTACAACGGACTATTGTGGCCTGTGTGCTGTGGCGTGTGATTCATTTTCTTTGG CTCGTGTGCACTACAACTCTAAAAACCATCTGAGAAATCAAAAGAAATGGCAGTTGAAACGTGGCCATGGAGGTCAGGGAATG ggCCCACTCAAATCTCGGGACCTGTACTGCGAGTTGTGTGATGTGGAAATCACGTCGAAGGTCCATTCCCAATCCCACTACTCGGGAAAATCCCACAGGGC aatCGTCGAAGGACGCCGTAATCCAAAAAATCCAATTTTGGTTCAGCCTGGTATGGAAGATCGCAT AAAGCAACTCGTGCGTCGCGAGAAAAGGTTTCTGGTGTCTGATCAGGTTGATTCTGCTGAAGCGGCCTTATCTGATCTTATCGATATAAAGGACAGGATCCCAGCGGAATTGCATTGCGACATTTGcaag ACGTTCGTGACCTGTACGGAGCAGATGACCCTGCACTTGAACGGCAAGAAGCATCTTAACAAGGAGAAGCAGCACATCTTGAAAATGATGAAGGGGGAGGCCAGTGGAAACG ATGCAGCAGACAAGTCCACCGCCAATAATGAtg
- the LOC125061775 gene encoding uncharacterized protein LOC125061775 isoform X1 produces MDDYDTEEFYEYPQEMGRNHPEFQMPPMNDNFNRNRYKSAYGPYCGGYGPMGGGRGGFGPNDNFGPPLGFGPLPPPGPPPPSGPPPPSGPWPGGPAMWTRGPPYPSRSQKNDAVKYLIKCGVPREHLKNLPRDLLELITTDYCGLCAVACDSFSLARVHYNSKNHLRNQKKWQLKRGHGGQGMGPLKSRDLYCELCDVEITSKVHSQSHYSGKSHRAIVEGRRNPKNPILVQPGMEDRIKQLVRREKRFLVSDQVDSAEAALSDLIDIKDRIPAELHCDICKTFVTCTEQMTLHLNGKKHLNKEKQHILKMMKGEASGNDAADKSTANNDDDLLRTLDRVLEKLPPIEDEDLRKDEAVEGEDAAEEDWEKSGEKWDEPETLCS; encoded by the exons atgGATGACTATGATACAGAGGAATTTTATGAATATCCACAAGAGATGGGAAGAAATCACCCTGAATTTCAAATGCCCCCTATgaatgataattttaatag aaATCGTTACAAAAGCGCATACGGCCCATATTGCGGGGGATACGGGCCAATGGGGGGCGGGAGGGGCGGATTTGGGCCGAACGATAACTTTGGCCCTCCGCTTGGCTTCGGCCCTCTTCCACCTCCTGGCCCTCCTCCACCTTCTGGCCCTCCTCCACCTTCTGGCCCTTGGCCTGGTGGGCCTGCAATGTGGACTAGAGGACCTCCGTATCCATCTAGGTCACAAAAGAATGACGctgtcaaatatttaatta AATGTGGAGTCCCTCGTGAGCATTTGAAAAACTTACCCAGGGATCTCCTAGAACTGATTACAACGGACTATTGTGGCCTGTGTGCTGTGGCGTGTGATTCATTTTCTTTGG CTCGTGTGCACTACAACTCTAAAAACCATCTGAGAAATCAAAAGAAATGGCAGTTGAAACGTGGCCATGGAGGTCAGGGAATG ggCCCACTCAAATCTCGGGACCTGTACTGCGAGTTGTGTGATGTGGAAATCACGTCGAAGGTCCATTCCCAATCCCACTACTCGGGAAAATCCCACAGGGC aatCGTCGAAGGACGCCGTAATCCAAAAAATCCAATTTTGGTTCAGCCTGGTATGGAAGATCGCAT AAAGCAACTCGTGCGTCGCGAGAAAAGGTTTCTGGTGTCTGATCAGGTTGATTCTGCTGAAGCGGCCTTATCTGATCTTATCGATATAAAGGACAGGATCCCAGCGGAATTGCATTGCGACATTTGcaag ACGTTCGTGACCTGTACGGAGCAGATGACCCTGCACTTGAACGGCAAGAAGCATCTTAACAAGGAGAAGCAGCACATCTTGAAAATGATGAAGGGGGAGGCCAGTGGAAACG ATGCAGCAGACAAGTCCACCGCCAATAATGAtg ATGATTTGCTGCGAACCCTCGACCGCGTACTTGAAAAACTACCGCCAATAGAAGACGAGGATCTGAGAAAAG
- the LOC125061764 gene encoding putative leucine-rich repeat-containing protein DDB_G0290503 isoform X2: MKIESLSTQLSVLQNDNLVNKNDAYDNAQMQLISLSDDNEKDATQSAEVINNKIEKLEQLLNKYKESLKVTKEKNSNLTTEIQKLNIQLDTKTKENDQLQQNIEKMKESTQNIQELLNKIETLENLNSSLEFSKNKDVSILESNLKNSQEEIAELQNKIKILSKREEEYAISLAENKLRIHKELESKETEIKALKGGLENGCQEIETLEKTVKDQKNKILQLESDILKLNNDLHDLSAIKTKLDNLNKEYDNLKEKNKVLENAKAKYEENINCLHLQLKQETAEKLSVIDRNVYLESRNSQLTDENTKKRSQINKLEEEVALMKSNLNDLKTTLAQQEQSDTESSVLRLTEEASAWKLKCSSLESEIQDERVELGKLQSEIEKLLQNHEALQNQNMELSATFERLQSENMKLYNEIDKYKAIKIQLTEFKKCATDIRGVMGVISNESRSLNNEVMNWLPQLKDGIVKQQNLAYTQIKELEHTQTCLKEQNSKITTEYEILTKSADLMRVENEKLRLSLQDSESKCESILDQLNTLTKDNDEIKSNLQRYNSLDNENKELHNKIKTLEEQINKLSKELNESNELHKSSLSQIETLTKEKCNASETKQEYEENLKRINELENNLEIMQQENAKLIVSKTEIENSYKTLEIEIKELRDNFLKKESDYEALRNESDSEKSKQHEMQQKYEKIQSELLDMKDTLISLKDDKENKEKQIEETEDKLNHVRDHYESKLKELNEEKNSLKSTQTEIDKKLLDYEKQIKDVNAELNQVRESYENKLKELNTENDSLKSSQVETNRSLKEENDRQIKEIEAKLNQLRESYEHKLKKLNNEYELFKSSQDEIHKKFREDNEKQMKSELSQVRESYESKLKKLNNENDLLKSSQVEINKTLTIHAHEKQLKDIEADSNSAQESYDSKLKELNNENELLKRSQAEIYEKFKNAESELTQLISKYDELDQKTVELNNVIKDLETKSISQNNIIEEQQKAISLHKVCECDSLREDNRRLCSDIEGLQTYLTKISKENSELNDKLREVLASENSSDSELQTEIQSGKDKIDELLRENSLLIEENLELKDQIQNSTQTRAPSSEEKNLNDKYKLLQEAKSSLEIKVNELEEINDSLNRSMDQNQNNYERLKLSNEKLQRKLDEALVSLRHLHALEENTELEYLRNILYEYLTGPGSHSLTLAKVLAAVVKFDDRQTEQVLVKERERQGFLHQLGII, translated from the exons atgaagattGAGTCCCTGAGTACCCAACTTAGTGTTTTGCAAAATGATAATTTAGTGAATAAGAATGATGCTTATGACAATGCACAAATGCaattaataagtttaagtGATGACAACGAAAAGGATGCGACCCAATCGGCagaagttattaataataagattgaaaaattagaacaattactaaacaaatataagGAATCACTTAAAGTGACTAAGGAAAAGAATTCCAACTTAACCACTGAAATACAAAAGCTTAACATACAATTGGAcactaaaacaaaagaaaacgatcaattgcagcaaaataTTGAGAAAATGAAAGAAAGCACACAAAACATTCaagaattattaaacaaaatagaaactttagaaaatttaaatagttctctagaattttctaaaaataaagatgTCTCGATTTTAGAATCCAACTTGAAAAATTCCCAAGAAGAAATTGCCGAATTacaaaataagataaaaatattgagtAAGAGAGAAGAAGAATATGCTATTTCATTAGCAGAGAACAAATTGAGAATTCATAAAGAACTAGAAAGTAAAGAAACCGAAATAAAAGCGCTTAAGGGTGGTTTAGAAAATGGCTGCCAGGAAATCGAAACTTTGGAAAAAACTGTTAAAgatcagaaaaataaaattcttcaaTTAGAAAGTgatattcttaaattaaataatgaccTTCATGATTTATCCGCTATTAAAACGAAACTGGATAATCTTAATAAAGAATATGATAATCTTAAAGAAAAGAACAAGGTATTAGAAAATGCCAAAGCAAAATatgaagaaaatattaattgtctcCATTTACAGCTTAAACAAGAAACAGCTGAAAAGCTATCGGTCATTGATCGTAATGTTTACTTAGAAAGTCGTAACTCACAATTGACAGAtgaaaatacaaagaaacgttctcaaattaataaactcGAAGAGGAAGTGGCGTTaatgaaaagtaatttaaatgatttaaaaacaactttagCTCAACAGGAACAAAGCGACACAGAATCCAGTGTTCTAAGACTAACCGAAGAAGCTTCGGCATGGAAGTTGAAATGTAGTAGTTTGGAATCGGAAATACAAGATGAAAGAGTTGAACTAGGAAAATTGCAGTCGGAAATCGAGAAACTTCTGCAGAATCATGAAGCCTTACAAAACCAAAATATGGAACTTAGTGCAACTTTTGAAAGGCTACAATCTGAAAATATGAAACTCTACAACGAAATCGATAaatataaagcaataaaaattcaactaaccgaatttaaaaaatgtgcaaCAGATATACGTGGAGTAATGGGAGTGATATCCAACGAATCAAGATCTTTAAACAACGAAGTAATGAACTGGCTACCTCAACTTAAAGACGGTATTGTTAAGCAGCAGAATCTAGCTTACACACAAATAAAGGAATTAGAACACACCCAAACCTGCTTAAAGGaacaaaattcgaaaataacGACGGAGTACGAAATCCTCACTAAAAGTGCTGATTTAATGAGAGTCGAAAATGAGAAATTGAGGTTATCATTGCAAGACAGTGAATCTAAATGTGAAAGTATTTTGGATCAGCTAAATACTCTTACTAAAGATaatgatgaaataaaatcaaatttacagCGATATAATTCTTtagataatgaaaataaagaaCTGCACAATAAGATTAAAACCTTAGAAGAACAAATCAATAAACTTAGCAAAGAGTTGAATGAAAGCAATGAACTACATAAGTCTAGTTTGTCACAAATTGAGACTTTAACTAAAGAGAAGTGTAACGCGTCTGAAACTAAACAAGAATACGAAGAAAACCTAAAACGTATTAAcgaattagaaaataatttggaAATCATGCAACAGGAAAATGCTAAATTGATTGTATCTAAAACAGAAATAGAGAATTCATATAAAACTTTAGAAATTGAAATAAAGGAACTAcgagataattttttaaagaaggAAAGTGATTACGAAGCTTTGAGAAATGAAAGCGACAGtgaaaaatcaaaacaacatGAGATGCAACAGAAATATGAAAAGATACAATCAGAACTCTTAGATATGAAAGATACATTAATATCGTTAAAAGatgataaagaaaataaagaaaaacaaattgaaGAAACGgaagataaattaaatcatgTACGGGACCATTATGAATCTAAGTTAAAGGAATTGAATGAAGAGAAAAATTCTCTTAAATCAACACAGACTGAAATTGATAAAAAGTTATTGGACTacgaaaaacaaattaaagatGTCAATGCCGAATTGAATCAAGTACGCGAGAGTTATGAGAATAAACTTAAAGAGTTAAATACTGAAAATGATTCACTAAAATCTTCCCAAGTTGAAACTAATAGAAGCTTAAAGGAGGAAAATGATAGACAAATTAAGGAAATTGAAGcgaaattaaatcaattacgCGAGAGTTATGAacataagttaaaaaaattaaataatgaatatgaattatttaaatcgtcACAAGATGAAATTCATAAAAAGTTTAGAGAAGAcaatgaaaaacaaatgaaaagcGAATTAAGTCAAGTACGCGAGAGTTatgaaagtaaattaaagaagttaaataatgaaaatgattTACTTAAATCTTCCCAagttgaaattaataaaaccttaaCAATTCATGCACatgaaaaacaattgaaagaTATCGAGGCAGATTCAAATTCAGCACAAGAGAGTTATGATAGTAAATTAAAGgagttaaataatgaaaatgaatTACTAAAACGATCACAAGCTGAAATTTATGAAAAGTTCAAGAATGCAGAATCAGAATTGACACAACTTATTTCCAAATATGACGAATTGGACCAAAAAACAGTTGAGTTGAATAATGTAATCAAAGATTTGGAAACAAAAAGTATATcacaaaataacattattgaaGAACAACAGAAAGCAATATCTTTGCACAAAGTCTGCGAATGCGACAGTCTCAGAGAAGATAACAGAAGACTATGTTCCGACATCGAAGGACTACAAACTTATTTAACGAAaatttctaaagaaaatagCGAATTGAATGATAAACTACGTGAAGTGTTGGCAAGTGAAAATTCAAGCGACAGTGAACTACAAACAGAAATACAATCTGGTAAAGATAAAATCGACGAACTTTTAAGAGAAAATTCGCTGTTAATTGAagaaaatttagaattaaaagatcAAATACAAAACAGTACACAGACGCGCGCGCCGAGTAGTGAAGAGAAAAACCTAAACGATAAATACAAACTATTACAAGAAGCGAAAAGCAGTTTGGAAATCAAAGTTAATGAATTGGAAGAAATCAATGATTCGTTAAATAGATCTATggatcaaaatcaaaataattatgaaagaCTGAAGTTGTCTAATGAGAAGTTGCAAAGGAAACTGGATGAAGCTCTCGTCAGTCTAAGACATCTGCATGCCCTCGAAGAGAATACGGAGTTGGAATACCTTCGAAACATCTTGTATGAATATTTAACTGGGCCGGGGTCACATTCGCTGACATTAGCCAAGGTGCTGGCGGCTGTTGTCAAATTTGATGATAGACAAACTGAACAAGTGCTGGTAAAGGAAAGGGAGCGGCAAGGTTTT CTTCACCAACTAGGAATCATTTGA
- the LOC125061764 gene encoding golgin subfamily A member 4-like isoform X1 gives MFKKFKDKLAEEVKSSPQRIQQFAQAAQAAVTSASSSISDITNNDLFSIEDSDNSTKTQLSNSQPNASQNLNQSTLSSADFADFSMGFENRQRQRRLSNSSLASDISFQLPNYESPSMYHLQSDMDVSASEAEEVNIGNVNLNRVTKEQLYAAYRRTQERCKKYKTQYSDLARHYKLLERENAKARNVLVETQDKALRRISELKEQCLLENSAKAHLEQVLRVELDEKNMKIESLSTQLSVLQNDNLVNKNDAYDNAQMQLISLSDDNEKDATQSAEVINNKIEKLEQLLNKYKESLKVTKEKNSNLTTEIQKLNIQLDTKTKENDQLQQNIEKMKESTQNIQELLNKIETLENLNSSLEFSKNKDVSILESNLKNSQEEIAELQNKIKILSKREEEYAISLAENKLRIHKELESKETEIKALKGGLENGCQEIETLEKTVKDQKNKILQLESDILKLNNDLHDLSAIKTKLDNLNKEYDNLKEKNKVLENAKAKYEENINCLHLQLKQETAEKLSVIDRNVYLESRNSQLTDENTKKRSQINKLEEEVALMKSNLNDLKTTLAQQEQSDTESSVLRLTEEASAWKLKCSSLESEIQDERVELGKLQSEIEKLLQNHEALQNQNMELSATFERLQSENMKLYNEIDKYKAIKIQLTEFKKCATDIRGVMGVISNESRSLNNEVMNWLPQLKDGIVKQQNLAYTQIKELEHTQTCLKEQNSKITTEYEILTKSADLMRVENEKLRLSLQDSESKCESILDQLNTLTKDNDEIKSNLQRYNSLDNENKELHNKIKTLEEQINKLSKELNESNELHKSSLSQIETLTKEKCNASETKQEYEENLKRINELENNLEIMQQENAKLIVSKTEIENSYKTLEIEIKELRDNFLKKESDYEALRNESDSEKSKQHEMQQKYEKIQSELLDMKDTLISLKDDKENKEKQIEETEDKLNHVRDHYESKLKELNEEKNSLKSTQTEIDKKLLDYEKQIKDVNAELNQVRESYENKLKELNTENDSLKSSQVETNRSLKEENDRQIKEIEAKLNQLRESYEHKLKKLNNEYELFKSSQDEIHKKFREDNEKQMKSELSQVRESYESKLKKLNNENDLLKSSQVEINKTLTIHAHEKQLKDIEADSNSAQESYDSKLKELNNENELLKRSQAEIYEKFKNAESELTQLISKYDELDQKTVELNNVIKDLETKSISQNNIIEEQQKAISLHKVCECDSLREDNRRLCSDIEGLQTYLTKISKENSELNDKLREVLASENSSDSELQTEIQSGKDKIDELLRENSLLIEENLELKDQIQNSTQTRAPSSEEKNLNDKYKLLQEAKSSLEIKVNELEEINDSLNRSMDQNQNNYERLKLSNEKLQRKLDEALVSLRHLHALEENTELEYLRNILYEYLTGPGSHSLTLAKVLAAVVKFDDRQTEQVLVKERERQGFLHQLGII, from the exons agataaGCTAGCAGAAGAAGTGAAGTCTTCGCCACAACGAATACAACAGTTTGCACAAGCTGCTCAG GCTGCTGTGACATCAGCATCAAGTAGTATATCTGATATCACAAACAATGACCTATTTTCAATAGAAGATAGTG atAATTCAACTAAAACTCAATTATCTAACAGTCAGCCTAATGCAAGTCAGAACTTAAATCAATCTACGCTGAGTTCTGCAGATTTTGCAGATTTTTCAATGGGTTTTGAG AATCGACAACGACAAAGAAGATTATCTAATAGTTCATTGGCTAGTGACATATCATTTCAACTACCAAATTATGAGAGCCCATCTATGTACCATTTACAG TCTGATATGGATGTGTCGGCCAGTGAAGCGGAAGAAGTTAATATTGGAAATGTGAACCTCAACCGTGTAACAAAAGAACAGTTGTATGCGGCTTACAGAAGGACACAGGAACGATGCAAAAAGTATAAAACACAATATTCTGATTTAGCGAGGCATTATAAACTTTTGGAAAGAGAAAATGCTAAAGCAAGG aatGTTCTCGTTGAGACACAAGATAAAGCTTTGAGAAGAATATCAGAACTAAAAGAACAATGTTTGTTGGAAAATAGTGCAAAA GCCCATCTGGAACAAGTATTGCGTGTTGAGTTggatgaaaaaaatatgaagattGAGTCCCTGAGTACCCAACTTAGTGTTTTGCAAAATGATAATTTAGTGAATAAGAATGATGCTTATGACAATGCACAAATGCaattaataagtttaagtGATGACAACGAAAAGGATGCGACCCAATCGGCagaagttattaataataagattgaaaaattagaacaattactaaacaaatataagGAATCACTTAAAGTGACTAAGGAAAAGAATTCCAACTTAACCACTGAAATACAAAAGCTTAACATACAATTGGAcactaaaacaaaagaaaacgatcaattgcagcaaaataTTGAGAAAATGAAAGAAAGCACACAAAACATTCaagaattattaaacaaaatagaaactttagaaaatttaaatagttctctagaattttctaaaaataaagatgTCTCGATTTTAGAATCCAACTTGAAAAATTCCCAAGAAGAAATTGCCGAATTacaaaataagataaaaatattgagtAAGAGAGAAGAAGAATATGCTATTTCATTAGCAGAGAACAAATTGAGAATTCATAAAGAACTAGAAAGTAAAGAAACCGAAATAAAAGCGCTTAAGGGTGGTTTAGAAAATGGCTGCCAGGAAATCGAAACTTTGGAAAAAACTGTTAAAgatcagaaaaataaaattcttcaaTTAGAAAGTgatattcttaaattaaataatgaccTTCATGATTTATCCGCTATTAAAACGAAACTGGATAATCTTAATAAAGAATATGATAATCTTAAAGAAAAGAACAAGGTATTAGAAAATGCCAAAGCAAAATatgaagaaaatattaattgtctcCATTTACAGCTTAAACAAGAAACAGCTGAAAAGCTATCGGTCATTGATCGTAATGTTTACTTAGAAAGTCGTAACTCACAATTGACAGAtgaaaatacaaagaaacgttctcaaattaataaactcGAAGAGGAAGTGGCGTTaatgaaaagtaatttaaatgatttaaaaacaactttagCTCAACAGGAACAAAGCGACACAGAATCCAGTGTTCTAAGACTAACCGAAGAAGCTTCGGCATGGAAGTTGAAATGTAGTAGTTTGGAATCGGAAATACAAGATGAAAGAGTTGAACTAGGAAAATTGCAGTCGGAAATCGAGAAACTTCTGCAGAATCATGAAGCCTTACAAAACCAAAATATGGAACTTAGTGCAACTTTTGAAAGGCTACAATCTGAAAATATGAAACTCTACAACGAAATCGATAaatataaagcaataaaaattcaactaaccgaatttaaaaaatgtgcaaCAGATATACGTGGAGTAATGGGAGTGATATCCAACGAATCAAGATCTTTAAACAACGAAGTAATGAACTGGCTACCTCAACTTAAAGACGGTATTGTTAAGCAGCAGAATCTAGCTTACACACAAATAAAGGAATTAGAACACACCCAAACCTGCTTAAAGGaacaaaattcgaaaataacGACGGAGTACGAAATCCTCACTAAAAGTGCTGATTTAATGAGAGTCGAAAATGAGAAATTGAGGTTATCATTGCAAGACAGTGAATCTAAATGTGAAAGTATTTTGGATCAGCTAAATACTCTTACTAAAGATaatgatgaaataaaatcaaatttacagCGATATAATTCTTtagataatgaaaataaagaaCTGCACAATAAGATTAAAACCTTAGAAGAACAAATCAATAAACTTAGCAAAGAGTTGAATGAAAGCAATGAACTACATAAGTCTAGTTTGTCACAAATTGAGACTTTAACTAAAGAGAAGTGTAACGCGTCTGAAACTAAACAAGAATACGAAGAAAACCTAAAACGTATTAAcgaattagaaaataatttggaAATCATGCAACAGGAAAATGCTAAATTGATTGTATCTAAAACAGAAATAGAGAATTCATATAAAACTTTAGAAATTGAAATAAAGGAACTAcgagataattttttaaagaaggAAAGTGATTACGAAGCTTTGAGAAATGAAAGCGACAGtgaaaaatcaaaacaacatGAGATGCAACAGAAATATGAAAAGATACAATCAGAACTCTTAGATATGAAAGATACATTAATATCGTTAAAAGatgataaagaaaataaagaaaaacaaattgaaGAAACGgaagataaattaaatcatgTACGGGACCATTATGAATCTAAGTTAAAGGAATTGAATGAAGAGAAAAATTCTCTTAAATCAACACAGACTGAAATTGATAAAAAGTTATTGGACTacgaaaaacaaattaaagatGTCAATGCCGAATTGAATCAAGTACGCGAGAGTTATGAGAATAAACTTAAAGAGTTAAATACTGAAAATGATTCACTAAAATCTTCCCAAGTTGAAACTAATAGAAGCTTAAAGGAGGAAAATGATAGACAAATTAAGGAAATTGAAGcgaaattaaatcaattacgCGAGAGTTATGAacataagttaaaaaaattaaataatgaatatgaattatttaaatcgtcACAAGATGAAATTCATAAAAAGTTTAGAGAAGAcaatgaaaaacaaatgaaaagcGAATTAAGTCAAGTACGCGAGAGTTatgaaagtaaattaaagaagttaaataatgaaaatgattTACTTAAATCTTCCCAagttgaaattaataaaaccttaaCAATTCATGCACatgaaaaacaattgaaagaTATCGAGGCAGATTCAAATTCAGCACAAGAGAGTTATGATAGTAAATTAAAGgagttaaataatgaaaatgaatTACTAAAACGATCACAAGCTGAAATTTATGAAAAGTTCAAGAATGCAGAATCAGAATTGACACAACTTATTTCCAAATATGACGAATTGGACCAAAAAACAGTTGAGTTGAATAATGTAATCAAAGATTTGGAAACAAAAAGTATATcacaaaataacattattgaaGAACAACAGAAAGCAATATCTTTGCACAAAGTCTGCGAATGCGACAGTCTCAGAGAAGATAACAGAAGACTATGTTCCGACATCGAAGGACTACAAACTTATTTAACGAAaatttctaaagaaaatagCGAATTGAATGATAAACTACGTGAAGTGTTGGCAAGTGAAAATTCAAGCGACAGTGAACTACAAACAGAAATACAATCTGGTAAAGATAAAATCGACGAACTTTTAAGAGAAAATTCGCTGTTAATTGAagaaaatttagaattaaaagatcAAATACAAAACAGTACACAGACGCGCGCGCCGAGTAGTGAAGAGAAAAACCTAAACGATAAATACAAACTATTACAAGAAGCGAAAAGCAGTTTGGAAATCAAAGTTAATGAATTGGAAGAAATCAATGATTCGTTAAATAGATCTATggatcaaaatcaaaataattatgaaagaCTGAAGTTGTCTAATGAGAAGTTGCAAAGGAAACTGGATGAAGCTCTCGTCAGTCTAAGACATCTGCATGCCCTCGAAGAGAATACGGAGTTGGAATACCTTCGAAACATCTTGTATGAATATTTAACTGGGCCGGGGTCACATTCGCTGACATTAGCCAAGGTGCTGGCGGCTGTTGTCAAATTTGATGATAGACAAACTGAACAAGTGCTGGTAAAGGAAAGGGAGCGGCAAGGTTTT CTTCACCAACTAGGAATCATTTGA